From the genome of Lotus japonicus ecotype B-129 chromosome 6, LjGifu_v1.2, one region includes:
- the LOC130726413 gene encoding cytochrome P450 71D11-like — protein MAPQIQDHLLALFTFFLSMIVAIMMIRKNTRKTLTPTYIPPGPWKLPIIGNIPHLVTSLPHRKLRDLALTYGPLMHLQLGELFIIVVSSAEYAREVMKTHDVTFASRPYLLASDIASYNSTNIAFSPYGYYWRQLRKICATELLSSKRVKSLWPIREEEITTLIKWIASKEGLEINLTQAVESIIYTITSKAAFGKKYEEQEEFVTAAKQLMKLGGGFSIGDLFPSAKWLQSISGMRPKLEKMHQIVDKILENIINDHKETRPREKEALNEAEEDLIDVLLKFEDRNNDMGFRLTSNNIKAIILDIFSAGSETAGSTIDWVMAEMIKNPRILKKAQVEVREVCGKRGKVDESAIAELKYLKAVIKEVLRLHPPGPLLLPRECREACEINGFNIPVKSKVIVNAWAIGRDPKYWTEPDKFYPERFIDSSIDYKGTNFEYIPFGAGRRICPGINYGMANVEEVLAFLLFHFDWRLPNGIKNEDLDLTEEFGVSVARKCDLYLIPTVSSPLAIT, from the exons ATGGCTCCTCAAATTCAAGATCACTTGTTAGCCCTTTTCACTTTTTTCCTATCCATGATTGTTGCAATCATGATGATCAGGAAGAATACCAGAAAAACACTCACACCTACATATATACCACCAGGGCCATGGAAGCTACCTATCATAGGAAATATTCCCCATCTTGTTACATCTTTGCCACATAGAAAATTACGAGACCTGGCCTTAACATATGGACCCTTGATGCATTTGCAACTCGGGGAGCTCTTCATCATTGTTGTTTCCTCAGCAGAGTATGCTAGGGAGGTAATGAAAACTCATGATGTTACCTTTGCATCAAGGCCTTATCTTCTAGCCTCCGATATAGCTTCTTATAACTCCACCAATATAGCTTTCTCACCTTATGGTTATTATTGGAGACAACTTCGGAAGATATGTGCTACAGAGCTTTTAAGCTCAAAACGGGTCAAATCTCTTTGGCCAATCAGAGAGGAAGAGATCACTACTCTCATTAAATGGATTGCTTCAAAAGAAGGATTAGAAATCAATCTTACTCAAGCAGTTGAGTCAATCATCTACACAATCACTTCAAAGGCTGCATTTGGCAAGAAAtatgaagaacaagaagagTTCGTAACAGCGGCAAAACAATTGATGAAGCTTGGAGGAGGTTTCAGCATAGGAGACTTGTTTCCTTCAGCTAAATGGCTTCAAAGTATTTCTGGCATGAGGCCGAAGCTTGAGAAGATGCACCAAATTGTAGACAAGATTTTGGAGAATATCATCAATGACCATAAAGAGACAAGGCCAAGAGAAAAAGAAGCATTGAATGAAGCAGAGGAAGATTTGATTGATGTTCTCTTAAAATTTGAGGATAGGAACAATGACATGGGTTTTCGCTTAACTTCAAACAATATCAAGGCTATAATCTTG gatatCTTCAGCGCTGGGAGTGAGACGGCAGGATCTACCATTGATTGGGTGATGGCCGAGATGATAAAGAATCCAAGAATATTGAAGAAAGCACAAGTTGAAGTGAGAGAGGTATGTGGTAAGAGAGGAAAGGTTGATGAAAGTGCCATTGCGGAGCTCAAATACTTGAAAGCAGTCATCAAAGAGGTCCTCAGGTTACACCCTCCTggccctcttcttcttccaagGGAATGTAGAGAAGCATGTGAGATTAATGGATTTAATATACCTGTTAAAAGCAAGGTCATTGTCAATGCTTGGGCAATTGGAAGGGATCCAAAATATTGGACTGAGCCAGATAAGTtttatcctgaaaggtttatTGATAGCTCTATTGACTACAAAGGAACTAATTTTGAGTATATCCCATTTGGTGCTGGAAGGAGAATTTGCCCAGGCATAAATTATGGTATGGCCAATGTTGAGGAGGTCCTTGCATTCTTATTGTTTCATTTTGATTGGAGGCTACCCAATGGAATTAAAAATGAGGACTTAGACTTGACAGAGGAATTTGGAGTTTCCGTGGCAAGAAAATGTGATCTATATTTGATTCCCACAGTTTCTTCTCCCTTGGCTATAACTTAG